The nucleotide sequence GTCACCCTGACCATCCACACTGCCCGCCCGGGTATCGTGATTGGTAAAGGTGGTGGCGAGGTCGACAAGATCAAAGAAGAGCTGAAGAAGATCACGGGCAAAGATGTCCAGATCAACATCTTCGAAATCAAGCGCCCAGAAATTGATGCGAAACTTGTAGGTGAAGCCATCGCTCAGCAACTACAGGCTCGTATTTCGTTCCGTCGTGCTATGAAGCAGGCTATTCAGTCAGCAATGCGCGTAGGGGCACAGGGTATCAAAGTAAAAGTATCGGGTCGTCTGGGTGGTGCTGAAATTGCCCGTTCAGAGCAGTATAAAGAAGGTCGCGTACCCCTTCATACGCTTCGTGCCGATATTGATTACGCTATCTCGGAAGCACAGACTGTCTATGGTAAAATCGGCATTAAAGTGTGGATTTTCAAAGGCGAAGTTTACGGCAAACGGGATCTTTCTCCGGCAGCAATGATGAGCCAGGCACAAGCTGGCGAGCGGGCTGCGGGTGCTACCGACCGGGGCGACCGTCGTGGCCCACGTGGCGATCGTGAAGGAAACGACCGGAGCGGCCGTGGCCGTGGCGAGCGGGGCGGTAATGATCGCGGTGGCAACAACCGGGGCGGTGGCCAAGGTGGCAACCGGGGTGGTGGCAACAACCGGGGCGGTGGCCAGGGTGGCAACCGTGGCGGTGGAGCACCAAGACGATAATCTTAACGGCTAAAAGCCCGACATACAAACAAAGGCCATGT is from Spirosoma taeanense and encodes:
- the rpsC gene encoding 30S ribosomal protein S3 yields the protein MGQKINPVGLRLGIVRGWESSWYGGKEFSDKLVEDEKIRKYIAARIPKGAIARVVIERTLKRVTLTIHTARPGIVIGKGGGEVDKIKEELKKITGKDVQINIFEIKRPEIDAKLVGEAIAQQLQARISFRRAMKQAIQSAMRVGAQGIKVKVSGRLGGAEIARSEQYKEGRVPLHTLRADIDYAISEAQTVYGKIGIKVWIFKGEVYGKRDLSPAAMMSQAQAGERAAGATDRGDRRGPRGDREGNDRSGRGRGERGGNDRGGNNRGGGQGGNRGGGNNRGGGQGGNRGGGAPRR